The genomic stretch GGAGGGACTAACCACACCATATAAAGTAGTGTAATACGTATAGATCTTAAAATCACAATATACAACATAAGTGTGCCTTTCCAAGCAATAGATAGGTCCATTTCCAAAAGTAATAAAATCACATTTAccttaatttatttagtaaTATAAGGATAGATACAATGAATGGTGAAGAAAGTGACAGAATAAGTGCCCTCTTACTTTACAAACAATCCAGAGGCATTTAGTCTGATCTGCTTCAAATTAGTGCAGATGCAAGCTATATCAACATAAGATGGCAAAAAGAGTGCGCTGTTACTTAGCAGGCAATCTGGAGGTATCTAATTTTCAAACTTCTGCATCATATTAGTGCACTTGCAAGCTATATGGATGCAGATAAGATCCCTCTTTGTGAAACAATTTTGAAGTAAGCAAGGAATATACCACGTGAATGATTCCATAAAATTTCCCTTTCTAAAATTGCTCTCCTACAAAGTggcatattctttttttttttgatagtgcCATTCAAGAACACTATATGAaatcataaaatattaattatcaaagaaaacaagtgtaatgaaaaagtaaacaaaaaatgGCCACTGACAGTTGCAGTTCAATTTTATAGATTGTCATTACGGTACCATTCAGCTTGTTTTACTTATGGGAACTCTTTCAAAAAACTATTTACACCCTCAATCCTGTGACTTGCAAGGACAAGACCTCTACCCTAGATTTTAGGAAGAACGACAAAATGCATTAAGATTTACCataggaaaaagacaaaagttgaTTCATTTGAATTAATAATTGAATAAACGCAAGATAtgttttaaatttgttgaaaacATCCAACATGTCCAGGATTGCTTAAGATCGCAAGCAGATAAAGTGGGAAAACAAATGTCCTCCTCACAAGTactttatttacattaatatTGCTATGTTGGTTGAATAATTAAAACATTGGCATGCTCTattgtaaattattttcttcaagaaaacaaaaattgcaattGGCTCTTTTCTTGATCAGATAGGccccaaaataaatttaaaagaaaaatgataaggaTCAAGCTCAGCCTATttataaatgatgattttttgaCACTTGATGCAGAAAACTTAAGGAGAACGTTGACAATTACTATAAATCAAAAGTTCATTCACCAAATTAAAGACACGAAGTAGTGACAAGGTAATGATTCTTACATGAGGCTCTATATTCTTCTCAAGTGTTACTTCCTTGGCAACAGTCCTGTCACTCTCCTCCCCTGTATCGTTATTAGAAGTCATGTTATGGAACTTCCAGGGAATACATTCAAGgtacaaaaacttaaaaaaatataatgtaaAAGGAGGCAACAATCACTATCAAAAGGCTTAAAGCCATGagttgattgttttctttttaaatcatCAGATAGTGTGTGACTTGTCTCTTTAAAGCCTACGTTTTAATTCAACACTAGAAAAATGCACATATTGTTATCCCAAATACTAGTATAcctgtttttctctttttgttggCTGTATTCTTCTTTTGCTGAGGTGTTTGGTCTTCTACTCTCAGCCTTTTTTTCGGAGACTTTGCTTTTGATGGCTTGTTGGATGTAGACCCTGCACCACTTTCACCAAGAGTTATAGCTTGATTCTTGCCTTTCTTGGTAATTTTAGATGATTTACTTGGAGATGGCTCCTCAATATCAACTATGTCCTCCCTTGAAGGACTATCTTTTAGTGAAGACTGAGAATCAGATGATACTGGCAGCACTGAGTGAGATGGCACCTGGTCAATGAAGCAAGATTTACGATTAGCACCCGTACAAAAGCGAAGGAAGGTGAAAGGGTGGTGTAATCACTGCATTATCAAGGATCGAACATGAAGATggacaaaaacaaacaatttgatGATCCCCAACCTTACAATTTTAGCAAGCCCGAGGGCAACCAATTAGTGAACATAATCCAATTACATAAAAGGAATCAAGGATAATAATGTGGTGCAAGATAGTACGAAAGATCGTGATGCATCAGACCCAAAACTAACAAGTAATTTCAACTTGAGACATTCTGCAAGAGCTACCCAGAAAAACATGTATATAGGCACAAACACATGTGCCAAGAATACCTTACACCAGAAATCTTTAAAGGTGTAGCTCTTAATTTATTTACTGCATTATCAAAACGTGACCAATGAGCCTACCTACCCCTCTAGCGTCTACCACAACATTGTCTTCAACCACAACATTTGAATCGTAACTGACACTTTCAATGTATCAATTGACAACAATTAGttcaccaaaacaaaataaagagagatTCAGACATTTCTCAACCATCCAGTTCATACATATATTGCGtgaaaactctcaattttcCACCTTAAGCTCAGAAACAAACAAACGGCTCCAACCTTAAGTTGCACAACAAGAAATGTATTGGCTTCCGCAAATTAATCATTCCAATTCACTATTACCCTATAAAATTCTAAATGGAATTGAACCCATGACATACGGTGACAAGTACTGACTAAAAGAAGATTCTTCCAATACCTGGAAAGAACGCAACCAATCCGGAGATTCCTCCCTCGAGCTGCTCATTTTAGCCTTTTATGCCAAACCACAACCAAATAATCCGATCCTTTTCCGTGCCTGCTTCAATATAATCTAATTGAagcaaataaacaaattaattaactaaaaacATACAAAGAAAGATTAGTACAATAACCGAGTCCGGAGTTACTGATATATATAACTGATTGGTTTTTCCACAGTTAAAGactaaaaaattgaaataacggagaaaaaacaaaattaaaaataaaacaaaagggaaatCTCCctgatttaatttaatttaattgaaattataaAAGTAAGTAAACTTAGAACCAGCTTATTGATCTGAAAAACGTGTTGAGAATCTAGGTAATGTTGCCGATACCACTGTCACGCTAAAACTAAGCCCTAACCTTCCAGAAATGGAAACATTCTGGCATCGAATTTCGGAGAACCAtgaaaatccaaaagaaaacaaaaaatacattgTGAAGTGAGGGATGGAAGTATTACCGAAAATACAGCGGCCGATTGTGCAGGAATCAAAGAGCTCCTTGCTTTGTCTACGGCAGAGGCTTTTGGCGACTGAAGAGTCAAAGAGTGAAGAGCGAAATGGAATACGCGGGACAAGTTTCTTCGGCGCGAGATTGTTTGTTTGcttgggttatgctattccgagACAGGGATGGGACATGATTGTCTTTTTaaccctttttaaaattattaataaataactcaaaataaaaaacacttcttaaatctaaattccaaaaaatatatcGTATAGACTATAGAATcatattttctataaaaattaaaaaaaaaaacaaaaaaatcaaatatattttcaaatcttaataattctttttaaattaaatagttaattttatcatatcaaTATGTATCGTTTCTATTAATAATTgacaagttttttctttttcttttgtgtagTTTGATATTGATGCAAATGTGAATAAGATTATTGGGATGGATTGAGATTTTGATCTCTCACATTTGTGGAGGTGGGTAATggtataaattatatttttatcttattttcgtTTACCTTATTCATGTGACAgtactaattaattttttttattttttaaaataaagattaTATATTAAGACTGATTGACACTGTCTCACAATTTCACTATACAAAAAACTCACAATGTTACATAACAGTTTCaacaaatctttattttttttagaaatgttaaaaagtaaaaatcagtttataagggatagctcaattggctgtaAATCAAGTCTCAAGAAACAgtagttactagttcgaatctttcATCCCCTCCCCTTATAtcaacatgtaaaaaataaaaagggtaaaaatcatatatttttatctcacgtCAACCAATCATTTAATCCGTCATTATTCTACAACAATCCCATAAGATAAGGGGTTAcgttggtaaaaaaaaaaaaaagggaaataaaacaaagagaagagTAAAATATGAGCAAAGCCCTACTATTATCGTTTATCCGCACTACTCCTTTATAGTCAGCAGCGGCACCAAGCAGCAGAATCAAAATAACACAAACGAGGAATCTGAAAATGGAGAAAGGAAAACAGGGAGTGGTGGTGCCGAAGATGATTCCCCAGCAGCAGAACCCAATAGAGCTTATTCAGGCTCGGTTCAAGGAGTTGGAGGCTGGGTTCAGGGGCTGGCTGGCCAAGCAGTCTCTGCCGGTGGAGGCCGCCGTGGTGACAGCCACCAGCGCCGCCCAGGGTGCTGCCATAGGCGGCTTCATGGGCACTCTCACCAGCGACTTGTCGTCCTCTCTCCCGACCCCTCCCCCCCAGACCAACCCACAAGCTATGGCCTCTTTCAAGCAAGCCCAGGTTGGCATcgcttctccttcttcttcctttttcctcGGTTTCCCTCTTGATTATTTCGATTTCTCATATCATTTAGAGACAAACTTGCtattgtaaacaaaaaaatattttcaagatttggtttttattggaaaatttgtttttgtttttgtttttttttttttggtcacggGTTTAGATAAATAACCTTATTATGATCTATGGTTTTCAAGCAGGCCTATGTTGGTGTCACGctgttcttcttttttccctcaaTTACCCCTTTTCATTTTTCGCTTGCTCATGCTAGAGAGGTACTTGTTATAGTGAAAAGAAAGAGTTTTTGGCTTGGTAGATTGGGTTTTATTGAAAAGCTGCATTTTTGTCATGTGTGTAGATAATTGTAGTATGAAAACTGTGGTTTTATCCATGGACGTAAAATTGGCTTCGTGGTGAGATTCTTGTCTTACTATATGGAAAGAAGTTTCTAGCTACAAATAGTTCGTAAAATTTGATTTTCGGTTGGCATTGTTAACAGATGGAGGggtttcatttatatataagaaaataggATCTAATTGATGTATGAGAATTGATTTACTTTGATTATAGGCTCTTTCTGGGGGTCCGTTTGTACAAGCCCGCAACTTTGCTGTGATGACAGGTGTCAATGCTGGCATTTCCTGTGTCATGAAACGACTGAGAGGCAAGGAGGATGTCCAGTCTAGGTAAGCTTTCATTAGCATTCCTTGTTCTCCCATTTCTCCCCACTGTAGTTTTTATGATTTGCTAAACTCAATTAGATGGGATTTGGGCTCCGGTGACTTGGTTTATTGGTAGAGATACTTAATTACTTTCATGTAGTTTCCCGGCTTGatcttattacaatttttaccGCTTCCCATCTTTTAGATTATCTTAGCAGCCAATGTGAAAAAGTTGTTTGTAATTTGTTGAGAAATTTTATAACTGATGGTGGTCTTTTTGGTGTGGAAGTATCCCAATCTTGTGAGAAATGCAGATGTTGACAATGATGCTGCTGAGATCTACATATCCCGGATATTGGCCATTATGACATAAAGGAGAGATTTTACGTTTGGGCCGTGTGAGGGGAGATGAAGGGGGGAAGCCCCCAAAAATTCACCTGAAGTTGTTGTTATAGCATCCAAGTTCCtgcaaatatttattttgacatCATACTTCCCCTGCATCCATCCTTGATTAGGATGATTGAATTGCTTATTTAAATCATAAAAGGTTATATGTAAATTTTTAGTTATTAGATTAGCAAATACTTGAAAATATCTCAACAAATAGAAGTACAATGAATGAAAATAACCACCTTCTGTTACTTTTGAAGAACCCTTCTTCTTCGCTAGATAGAATGTTTTGTTGATTACTCTTGCAGTATAGACCGTTTCAGCACAATAAGTGTTATGTAGcttttgttgttgctgtttTCGTTGGTAGGTATGGAATATTTTGCAGAGTTTAGGAATTAAAATCATATTATTCACATCAGAAGCTGATTTAAGCAATAAATATAAGGCAT from Corylus avellana chromosome ca1, CavTom2PMs-1.0 encodes the following:
- the LOC132167243 gene encoding chloroplastic import inner membrane translocase subunit HP30-2 encodes the protein MEKGKQGVVVPKMIPQQQNPIELIQARFKELEAGFRGWLAKQSLPVEAAVVTATSAAQGAAIGGFMGTLTSDLSSSLPTPPPQTNPQAMASFKQAQALSGGPFVQARNFAVMTGVNAGISCVMKRLRGKEDVQSSMVAAFGSGAMFSLVSGMGGPNLAGNAVTSGLFFALVQGGLFKLGQKFSTPPAEDVFYNKTKSMLHNLGLQNYEKNFRRGLLTDSTLPLLTDSALRDVKIPPGPRLLILDHIQRDPEFKDGRKSGR